The genomic interval GCCGGGCGCGGACCCGGCCACGGCGGCGCTCGCCAGGAACATGCTGCTCTTCGTGGCCTTCTATTCGCTCGTGGACGCCGTGGCCATCGTCTCCTTCGGCGCGCTCAAGGGCGCGGGCGACGTCTTCTACGTCATGACGGTCATTGCCGTGGCCGCGGTCTGCGTGATGATCCTGCCGGGACTCCTGGCCGTGGAGGTTCTGGGACTTGGCGCGTACACCCTGTGGGGGATATTGGCGGTCTACGTGCTGGTCCTGGGCACAGTCTTCAGGCGGCGTTGGACGTCGGGCCGCTGGCGCGAATTCAAGGTGATCTGACGGACCGTCCCGAAAGCCCCATCTGCGGCGTTGCATACGGCGCGTTTTGAACGGCCTGTGGCGCGGCGCTGTGCGTGCGGCTACTTGCCGATGCAAAAGTCCGCGAAGACGCGGTTCAGGACGTCCTCGGCCGTCAGGCGGCCGGTGATCTCGTCCAGAGCGTCGCAGGCATGCTCCAGGTGCAGGCCCAGAAGGTCGTAGGGCAGCCCCTGGTCCACGGCCCGGACCAGCTCGTCGAGTTCGGCGGCCGCGCGCGTCAGGCAGCGCTGCTGGCGCAGGTTGGGCGCGGGACGTCCCTCGTCGGGCGGCAGCGCGGCCAACAGCCGCTCGCGCGCAGACCGCGAAAGCTCGTCAAGCCCAAGGCCCGTGGACGCGGCCACGCGCACGGCCAAAACGCCCGACTCCGTCAGACGGGGCAATGGATCGTCCGCGCAGGGCGAAAGATCGGCCTTGTTCACGCAGGCCAAAAGCCGCTCGCGCGGCACCTCGCGACACAGCGCGACCTCGGCCGCGCCAAGCGGCCGTGAGCCGTCCACCACCAGCAGCACGAGATCGGCGCGTTGCAGCAACTCGCGGCTTTTGCGCACGCCCACGAGCTCCACGTGGTCCTCGGTCTCGCGTAGCCCGGCCGTGTCCACAAGGCGCACCAGAAGACCATCCAGCGACAGCGGCTCCTCAAGGTAGTCGCGGGTTGTGCCCGGAGCATCCGAGACGATGGCCCGCTCGCGGCCGAGCAGGGCATTCATGAGGCTCGATTTGCCCGCGTTGACAGGGCCCGCCAGGACGGCCAGCGCGCCTTCGCGCGCCAGGCGGCCGCGCGCGAAGTTGGCCGCAAGACTCGCCAATTCGTCCTTCACGGCCAGCGCCTCGGCTCGGAATTCGCCGGGCGGCAGGCATTCCACGTCCTCGTCGGGAAAGTCGATGGCCAGGCAGGCCCTGGCCCGCAGATCGGCCAGCCGTTCGCGCAGGGCCGAAACGGCCGTGGAGAGCGCGCCAGAGAGTTTTTCGCGCGCCAGCCGGGCCGCGTCGGCCGTGGGCGCGGCCGCGAGCTCGGCCACGGCCTCGGCCTGGGAGAGGTCGAGGCGACCGGCCAGGAAGGCGCGCTTGCTGAATTCGCCCGGCTCGGCAGGCCGCGCTCCGTGCGCGCAGCAGGCAGTCAGGGCCTCGGCCAGCACGGCCGGGCTCCCGTGGCAGTGCAGTTCGGCCATGTCCTGGCCACAGAAAGTGCCCGGTCCGGGCATGAACACGGCCAGCACATCGTCCAGCGGCCTGCCCGAGACATCGAGCAGTTCGCCGTGGTGCAGCCTGAAGGGCGAAAAGCCCGAGAAGCTTGGGGAGAGCGGTCGGAACACGGCCGAAAGGATGGCTGCGCAGCCGGGGCCAGCGAGGCGCACGATGCCGATGGCCGCGCTGCCGGGCGCGGTGGCGATGGCCGCGATGGTGTCCTCGGATGACGATCCGGACACGGGCGCGTGCTCGTGCCTGCCAGGACAGTCGGTGCCGCAAGCGTCGTCTGGGAGAAGTTCGGGGATTGTGGTGCGGGACATGAAAGCGTCCTCCCGCGTTGCAAGGCGGCGGGCGTCCGGAGCGCACATGGCGGCGCTCCGGACGCTCAAAACGCCTACTGGCGCGGCTGGCCGCGCTCGCGGCGCGGCATGATGAGCACGCGCTTGAGCGGACCTTCGCCCTTGGAGCGGGTGCTGATGCCCGCGTCGCTCTGCAAGGCCAGGTGCACCACCCGGCGGTGGTAAGAGGACAGGGGCTTGGTGCTCTGCGCGCGGCCGAGCTGGCGGGCCTTGTCGGCCAGGTACAGGGCCATCTGGCGCAGCTTGTCGTCCTGGCGCTCGCGATACTGCCCCGCGTCGAGCTGGATCTTGATCTGTTCGTCGGGGCGCTGCTTGGCCACGATGCGGCTGACGAGGTACTGCAGCGCGTTGATGGTCTGGCCCTCGCGGCCGATGAGCAGCCCGGCCGATTCCTCGCCCAGGATGATGACCTTGATGCGGTCGCGGGTCTGGATGATCTCCAACTCCTGCGGTCCGACTATGGGTTCGATCAGGCGCTGCACGGCCTCGGTGATCAAAGCCTCCAGGGCCTTGTCGTCCAGGGGCCGCTCCTCGTCGTCCGGGGCGCGGTTGTAGTTGATCTCGTCGGCCTCCTCGTCGAACTCGTCGTAATCCTCGACGTCGTCCGAGGGAGCAGCCTGCTGGGGAACGGGCTTTTCGGCCTGAGCCTTGGGGCGTTCGGGCTCCGCTGGAGCCGGAGATCTTTCGACCTGCGCCTGCTCGGCTTTCTTCGGTTCGGGCTTGTCGGTCTTCGGCTTGCCGCCCTGCCGTCCCTGGGGCTCGGCGCGGCCCTGGCCGCCCATGGCGGGCGCGGTGCGGGGCCTGGCCTTGACCATGGCCTTCTTCTTGCCCACCAGGCCGAAGATACCCGACGAGCCGCCGCTGACGATCTCGATTTCGAGCTTGCCCCGTTCGAGGCTGAAGTGCGAACAGGCCGCCTCGATGGCCTCATCGAGTGTCTTGCCCGTGAATTCCTTGTAGTCGCTCATGTGGTCGGCTCCTTAGTGCGATTCCGGTGGAGTCCGAACTGCTCACGCCTTGCGCATCATCAACCACTGCTGGAAGATGGAAAGGACGTTGTTCACCAGCCAGTAGATGACCAGTCCCGAGGGGAACGAAAGGAAGAGCGCGGTGAAGATGATGGGCATGAAGAGCATGATCTTCGCCTGGACGGGATCGCCCGGCGCGGGGGCCATCTTTTGCTGCAGGAACATGCTCGCGCCCATGATCAGCGGCGTGATGTAGAAGGGGTCCTTGGCCGAAAGGTCGGCCAGCCAGATGATGTCGGTGAAGGGGATGTGCGAGATGAACGCCGCGTGACGCAGTTCAGTGGACAACAACAACGCCTGATACAATCCGAAGAAGACGGGGATCTGCAGCAGCATGGGCAGACAGCCGCCCAGGGGGTTGACCTTGTAGGTCTTGTAGAGCTGCATGATTTCCTGGTTCATCTTCTGGCGGTCGTCCGCGTGCTTCTCGCGGATCTTCATCATCATGGGCTGCAGTTTTTTCATCTGCAGCATGGACTTGTAGCTCTTGTGCGAAAGCGGCCAGAAGACGATCTTGATGACCACGGTCAGCAGAATGATGGCCACGCCCCAGTTGCCGACCATGCCGTGGAAGAAGTCGAGCAGCCACAGCAGCGGCTCGGCGATGAAGCTGAACATGCCATAGTTCACGGACTTGTCCAGTTCGAAGCCCGCCGGGGCGAGCAGCTTCGGAGACTTGGGGCCGAAGTAATAGGCCACCTCCGCCACGCCGTCCACGCCGGGAGCGGCCACAATGCCGTCCTTCTCGACGGCCATGCGGTAGATGTCCTCCTCGTACTTGCCCTTGAAGACCGCGCCCTCGAAGGTCGGGGCCAGGGCCACCAAGAAGTAGTTGCTGGACAGGCCGCCCCAGGAAAGCGCCTCGGAGGCGACTATGCCCTGGGCCAGGTCGGAGATGTCGCCTTCCTCGTGGAGCTTGCCCAGGGAGAACCACTCCATGCGCGTGGGGTTGTAGGAGTCTCCCTTGCTGGAAAGTCCGGTGGAGGCCATGGTGAAGGCCAGGCGGCCCACGGCGGCCTGGTCACCCAGGCTTTGCACGCGCACGGTCTCGCGCACCAGATAGCTGTCGCCCGAGAAGGTTAACTCACGCAGGAGCCTGAGCCCGGCGAACTCGAGGGCGAAGCGCAGCATACCTTCCTCGCCGGAGGCGAGGTTCAGGTCCGAACCTTCGAAGGACCAGCCTTCGGCCATCCAGGTGGGCTGGCCGGACCAGATCAGGCCCATGGGGGCCTTTTGCATGGCGGCGGAGGAGACAAGGTTGATGTTCGCGGAGCCGGGTTGAATGGTCTCGCGGAATTCGGACAGCGTGAAGTTTTCGAGCAGGCCGCCTTGCGCGTTCAGGCGGGCCGTGAACAGCGGCGTGGTCACGGTTATGCGCTCGCCCGTGGCGATGGTGCCCGTGAACTCGGGCGCGCCGGGCACTGGAACGCCGGGAATCAGGGGTTGGGCCGCGCCCTCGATGGGCTGGACGGTCTGCGTCGTGGCGGGTGCTGTTGCAGGGGCCTGCTGGGGGGGCGGCGGCGGAAAGAGATAGGTCCATCCAATGATGACGATGAACGAAAGGACCGTGGCCAGGATGACTCTGTTCTTTTCCACGTGCGGCTCACTTTGCTTCGGGGCGCGTATGCACCCGGTCGTTCTCGGGCGCGGGTCCGGTCCCGGGCACGGGGTCGAAGCCGCCTTCGCACAACGGGTGGCACCTAGCGATCCGCTTGGCCGTCAACCAACAACCCTTGAGTGCTCCGTGCGTCCGGATGGCCTCCAGCGCATATTCGGAGCAGGTTGGCAGGAAACGGCAACGAGGCGGGAAAAGGGGAGAAATTCCAAGCTGGTAGCAGCGAATGAGGAAGGTGAGGAGCCGCTTCATGACCCATGGTCCGAAGCGGGCGTGCAGTGCCGGCTTCGGGCATTCTCGGCCGAAACGGCTCGTTTCGCCCTTTCGGCCAGGGTCTCGCGCCGAATGCGGGTGAGCACCGGCAGGAGTTGTTCCGTCACCATGTCCAGTCCGACCTGCCGCGGGTCCAGAATCTTTTTGGGGACCAGCACGTAATCGTGCGGCGGGTCACATTCGTTCTGATGCAGCCTGAAAAATTCCCGCAAAACCCGCTTCACCCGGTTTCGCAGCGGGGCCGACCCGGTCTTGCGGGTCACCGTGAGCCCCAGGCGCCACGGCTCGCGCGGATCGCGCGGCAGGGCGAAGACGACAAAATGTTTCGTAAAATACCGGCGGCCAGTCTCGAAGCAGGACTGGAATTCAGACCGCCGGAGCAACCTGTTGCGTCGTGAAAACCCTAGGCCGAAAGCCTTTTGCGGCCCTTGGCGCGGCGACGGGCGATCACCTGGCGTCCGGCCTTGGTGCTCATGCGGGCACGGAATCCGAGGGTCCTTTTGCGCCTGATCTTGCTCGGCTGATATGTGCGTTTCATTGTTCAAATCGCTCCTCAATGAAAAGTGGAACGCAACTCATTATCCACCTTCCCCGGAACCGTCAAGGCCATTTTCATTCGTCTTCGGCCTTGAAGCCGCCCGCCCGCCCGGATATGCTCCCACGATCCGCGAACAGGAGCGAGACATGGATAACTTCATCGAGAACTACTGGACCAAACGGCTGGACGACGTCAAGGAGGCATTGGAGGCCAACAATTTCGATGCGCGTGTGGTGTCCGACAAGGCGGCCGCACTGGGCCTGGTGCGCGACGAGTTCCTGCCCCAGTTCCAGGGAGGGGTAATTTCCTTCGGCGGCTCCATGACCATCGGTCTTTCTGGCATCCACGGTCTTGTCAAGGCGGCCGAGGGCATCACCGTGCTCGACACCTTCGACCGTTCCATCTCCCTGGAGGATGCCTACGAGCGCCGCCGCCAGGCTTTGCTGTGTGACCTTTTCCTGACCGGGACCAACGCCGTGACCGAGGACGGCTGGCTGGTGAACCTGGACATGATCGGCAACCGCGTGGGCGGCTTGAATTTCGGGCCGCGCAAGGTGGTCGTGGTCGCGGGGCGCAATAAAATCTTCCCGGACCTCGACTCGGCCATGCTGCACATCAAGAGCTACACCGCCCCGGCCAACGCCATGCGGCTGGACAAGAAGACGCCTTGCGTGACCACCGGGCGCTGTATGGACTGCAAAAGCCCGGAGCGCATCTGCAATATCTGGACGATCACCGAGAAAAGTTTCCCCAAGGCCCGCATCAGCGTGATCCTTGTCAATCAGGATCTGGGACTCTAGATGACGTTCCTCACACCCGCCTGGGACCACGCCCTGCTTGTGCTTCTCAACCAGCAGTGGCGCACGGGGTTTTTCGACCTCATCGCGCCCGTGCTCTCCGCCACTTGGCTCATCTGGGTGCTGGGCGGCGTCGGGCTCGTCCTGGGCGTGCGCGCCGTGGGCTTTCGGCGCATGCTGCCCGCCCTGTGCGTGATCCTGGCCGTGGGCGCGGCCGATGGCATGACCGCCGTGCTCAAGAAGGAGATCTGCCGTCAGCGCCCCCTGAACACCGTGCCCGGCACCTGGCTGCACGAGTCGGGCGGCTGGTCGCAGCGCCCGGCCGACTACGAGCCCAAGGGGGGCTGCGGCTCGTCCTTCGCCTCGGCCCACGCTTCCAACACCATGGCCGTGGCCCTTTCCATCGTCCTTTTGTGGCCGCGCAGGGCCACCTTTTGCCTCCTGCTCCTGCCGTTGCTCACGGGCTGGTCCCGGGTCTATCTGGGCAAGCATTATCCCACGGACGTGCTGGCGGGGTGGATCATCGGCCTTGTGGCCGCGTTGGCCGTGTGGGGGCTTTGGAGACTTTTGGAAGGATACTGGCGGCGTTTCATTCCTCCAGGCGGACGAGCCTGAAGGTCGAGGTAGCGTCGCGCATGTCCGGGGCGCGCTCGTAGCGGTTGGCGCAGCGAGAGTTGCGCAACGGGCTGCCGATGCGGCCGCCGCGCAGGACGCCCGCGAGCCCCTCCTGTCCCGGCCGGGCGTTTGCCGTGTACAGGGGGTAGGGCAGGTAGTCGTCGGCCATCCATTCCCACAGGCCTCCGGACATGTCCTCGCAGCCGAGCAGATTGGTTCCCGAGTTCTCCTGCTGCGGGGAGTTCAGATCGCCACCCATGCGGCCCGTGACCGAGCCGAAGGGGAAAAGCCGCCCGCCCGAGCGACAGGCGTACTCCCACTGCGCCTCGTCGGGCAGGGCGAACCGCTCACCGGTCCTGCGCGAAAGCCAAGCGGCGAACGCCTCGGCGTCTTCGCGACTGACCGCGCTGACGGGTTCTTCCTCCAGACCCGGACTGGCCGTATGACGGCCGTTTGCGAAGACGACGCCTGGCGGCGCGGCCGTATGGCCCGTGTCGTTCATGAACGCGGCGAAGGCGGAGTTGTGAACTGGGCTCACGCTCAGGGCGAAGGGACCGGGGCAGGCCACGAATACGGGCAGTTCGTCCGGTTCGCAGTATTCGTTCCACTCGCCGCAGCCCATCTCGAAGCACTCGCCCGCAAGGCTCGCGAACAAAAGGCCGCTTACTGGTTCGCGTGAGACGTCCACAGCCGTGATCTCGAAATCCACGGGGCCTGCAAGTCCCGCTGGGTAGTCCGCCCCGGCGTCCCAGACGATGCGCTTGCCCGGCCCGGGCTCGACGAGGCCGACGTCGCCGGAAAGAGAAAGGCGGTTCGGGGCGAGAGCGCGTTCGCCAAAACGCGGCAGCAGGCTGACGAAGCTTTTCTCCGTGGCTCCCGCGAGGTCGAATTCTACGATTACCCTCGCGTCGTCCTGCTGCGCGACCACGTTGTCGATCCGTGCGGCCCAAAGGGCGGCAGGCGCCAGCAGCCAAGCCAGGAGGAATATGGAGCGGGTGAGACGCAGGCTCATGGGCGTTCTCCGGCCGAGGGGGGGATGTTCAGATGCAGGCGCGTGAACGCCGTGGCCGGGCGCTGCGAAACGGGCGCCTCTCGCATCTCGGCGGGAGGAGCAGGCGGTGCCGGTTCCTGAACCGCCTCGGACGGCGTGGCCTCGGCCTCGGGCACGGGGGTCTCGGCTGCGGGAGGCGGAATTACGGATTCTGTCTTTGTTTCGGGGCGAAAGTCCGTGAAAAACCGATCACCAAGCGCGAGGGGATCGAAATACAGGAGCGCCGCGCCGCCGATGGCGATCAGGATGACCACTGCGAGGGCAGGAGCGAGCCAAGCCTTGAAACGGACGTATCGCTTGAGGCAGGTGCGGCAACGGAACGGGCGATAGGGAAGAAGAGGGCCCATAAGCGACTCGGGCAGGCGCTTTCGTGACGGCCAGAACTCGCGGCTGCCGCAGTACGGACATGTGGCGACGGGGCTTTTTCCCTGCATGGTTCCCGTTCCCTGGCCTGACGGCAGGGCTATTTGCATTCACATCTACAGGATTCTCGTGACGATATCCAGATGTCCAGGAACGGAAGTCGCATCATTTCGTGACGTCTGCAACGATTTTGCCACCCTGCCCGGCCATGAGCCGCAGGTAGCCGATGAAGTCCTTTTCTCCCAGGAGTTTGCAACGTACATAGTGGGTCGCGTATTCGGCGAATGTCATATCCTGACCGTAGACGCGGTAGCGGGTGTCTGTGCCGGCGAACGCCAGCCCTCGGCGTGCGGCGATGGCCGGATGGATGGGCAGGCTGATCTCGTCCAGTTCCTCCGGGACATTCGCGATCTGCTCGGGAGTGAGCGGGGTCAGGCCGAGCAGGGAAAGAACGCCGTTGGCCGCGTGGGCCAGCAACTCCTTGCGCGGGTGGTTGACGGTGAAGAAGAGCTGCGACTCCTTTTGGCGTGCCAGGAGGTAATCCAAGTACGGCACGTCCGATTGCATCTCCTTGGACCGTTCGTGGTCAAGCGAGGCGGTCGCGAGCGAGTCGAGGTCGAAGTATCTGGCCGGATCGGTGCGCAGGAAGAGGTGCAGTGTCTCGGCCGCGCTCAGGCCGCGCGCGAGCAGCGCGTCGAGCAGCATGTCGGAGTAGTCGAAATCCGGGGCCGAGGTCCAAAGCGGCCAGTATCCCTTGAAGAACATGTTGGGGATGGCCACGGCCCTGGCCGAGGGATTCAGGCGGGCGCGAAGCGCGTGCGAGGACAACTCGCCCCACTGCGGCCCCAGATGCTGGTGCAGAAAAAGCGTACAGGCTGCCAGCGCGCCCTCGGGCACCGCCTCGCGGGTGTAGTTGGTCACCAGCAGGCAGCGCCAGCGGGCGTGAAAGTCGGGATGGGCCATGAGCAGGCCGATCAGGGGCTCGCCTTGGCAGTTGGCGTGGACGAGGCAAAGCTCCATGCGGTCCCGCGCGAAACCGCTAGTTCGCGTCGTCCGCGGCCATGCGCTCGATGGCCCAAGTCACGCCGCGTTTGAGCACCTTGCCCAAGGCCGTATCGAAGGCCTCGACCAGATCGAGCAGGGAGCCGCGCCGTGTGGCCGCGACCTCGGCCCCGAAGCCCTCGGATGCCACGATGCGGGCCTCGGGGAGGCGTACGAGCTTGAGTGTCAGGCGCACGTTGGCCCGTGGCGCGTTCTCCCCGAAGTCGTCGGCCTGGAATTCGCGCAGGTCCACGAGCAGCAGATAGTCCGAGCGGGGGATGTTGGTCTCCCGATCCACGGCCCGAAGCGCCCTGGAGTTCTCGAAGGACTCCATGAGCAGGGTCTGGATCATGTCCGGGGCCGTGCCCGCCCAGCGTGCGTCCTTGACGTAGCGGAACTCCAGAGGAGCGGGCCGAAGCGCGATGCGGTCGGTCTGCAACGCCCGCCCGGCGTGGGGTTCGGCAATGGCGAGTTGCAGGTCGAGTTTCTCTGTGGGGTGATTGAAGTTCGTTTTGGGAGTGAGTGAGAACAGGCGCGGGGGATCGCCGGGCTTGGGCAGGGCGCAGGCGGAGAGGACGAAACCGAGCGCGAGAACGAGAACGAGCTTGAGCAGGCGCGTCATCTGAGTTCCTCCTCGGGCACGCGAACGCCGAAGAACAGCGACTGGGGATCTGATTCGATGCGCCAGGCCAGACGTTCCAGAGATGCGGCCAGCTGCGAGGCATCGCGCAGCAGGCGATTCAGGTTGGCCAAGCCCTCGTTGGAGAAGGCGGCCAGACCGGGGCTCGCCTCGTCCACGGCGTTGTTGATGTTCTCGGCCAACTCGCGGAATGATTGGGCGGCCTGGGCCAAGTCATGGTCGATGAAGACGCCCGCGCGATCGAAGGTTTCCCGGGCCGAGGCCATGGCGCTGTCGGCCTTCTCGAAGGTCGATTCGGCGCGGGTGAAGATTTCGTCCAGCCGTCCGGACGCGGCGGCGAAATTTCTGGCCGCGACCGAGGCATCGTCGATCGTGTCGGCGATGGCCCCGCGTTGCGCGGCCAGGCTGGCGCTCAGGTCGCGCACGTTGGCCAGGGTTTCGCTCAAGGCTTGCCGATTGTCCGGGCCGAGCACCTCGTTCAGGTTCTCCATGACCTCAATGGCCCGCTCAAAAAGGCGCGGGGCGGACGAGAAGAGTTCGGCCAACTCCGAGCGCATGGAGGGAATGACGGGCACGGGGCGCTCGTTCGTGGCCGCGAGGGACGGACTGTCCACGCTGCCGCCGAGAATCTGCACGAAGGTCACACCAGTGATGCCCTTGGGTTCGAGCTTGGCCACCGAGTCCTGGCGCACCGGGGTGTTCTCGTCGATCTCCACGCGGACCCGGACCTTGTCCGGGCGGTCCGAGACGACGGCGATCTCCTTGATCTGGCCGACCTTGATGCCGTTGAACTGCACCTCGCCCGCCATGGTCAGCCCGGAGACGGGCGCGTCGAAGTAGATGTCGTACAGCGCCGTGGAGCGGTCGAACCCGGCCTTGGTCTTCCAGAAAACGTATCCGAAGCCCGCCATGACCACGAGCACGGTGAAGAGGCCCACGGCCACGTAGCGCGCGCTGATCTCCATCAGCGTGCCTCCTTTGTCCGCGAGGCCGCGCGGCCGCGCGGCCCATGGAAGTATTCCTTGATCCAGGGCTCGTCCACGTCAAGTATCTCCTGAAGGGTTCCAATAGCATAGATGCGGCGTTCGGCAAGCACCGCGACCCTGTCGCAGACCGCGTGCAGCGAGTCGAGGTCGTGGGTGACCATGAACACCGTGGGATTGAGCGATCCGTGAAGATCGCGGACCAGGTCGTCGAAAGCCGCCGCGCCGATGGGGTCCAGGCCCGAGGTGGGCTCGTCCAGGAACAGGATTTCCGGGTCCAGGGCCAGGGCGCGGGCTAGTCCGGCGCGCTTGCGCATGCCGCCCGAAAGCTCGGAGGGGTACTTGGCCCCGGCCTCGGGCGGCAGGCCGACCATGGCCAGTTTTATGGCCGCGAGTTCGTCCATCAGATTTTTGGAGAGGCGCAGATGCTCGCGCATGGGAGCCTGGATGTTCTGGGTCACGGTCAGCGAGGAGAAGAGCGCGCCGTCCTGAAAAAGCACCCCGAAGCGCCGCGTCAGGGCCATGCGTTCCTCCGCGTCCGCGGCCAGCACGTCCGTGCCGAGCACCCGCACCGTGCCGCGATGCGGGCGGCGAAGCCCGATGATGGTCTGCAGGAGCACGGACTTGCCCGAGCCCGAACCGCCGATGACCCCGAGAATCTCGCCTGGCCGCACGGCGAGATCCAGGTTCTCGTGCACGATTTGGCGACCGAAGCGGTTCGTGACCCCGCGCACCTCGATGACCGGCCGCACGGCGTCCATCTAGACTCCCACCATGCTGAAGAACGAGGCGAAGAAGGCGTTGAACACGATTATCCAGAAGATAGACTCGACCACGGACTGGGTGGTGCGCTCGCCAACCGAGGCCGAGGAGCCGCTGACCTCGAAGCCTTCGAAACAGCCGATGACCGCGATGACCAGGGCGTAGAAGGGAGCCTTGATGAGGCCCACCCAGAAGTGCCAGGGCCAGGTCAGGGCCCGGAAGCGCTCCAGGAATTCCGCCGGGCTTATGTCCAGGTACAGCCAGCACATCAGTCCGCCGCCGACGATGCCCATCATGTCCGCGAGGAAGGTCAGCAGCGGCAGGGTCACGAGCAGGGCCAGACAGCGCGGCAGAACGAGCATTTCCATGGGGTCGAGGCCCATGGCGCGCATGGCGTCCACCTCTTGGTTGACCTTCATGGAGCCGATCTGGGCCGTGAAGGCGCTGCCCGAGCGTCCGGCCACGATGATCGCCGTGAGCAGCACGCCCATCTCGCGGAAGACCGCGATTTCCAGAAGGTTCACCGCGAAGACCTGGGCTCCGAAGCGTTCGAGCTGCTGCGCGCCCACGAAGACCATGACCGTGCCGATGAGAAACGAGAGCAGGGCCACGATGGGCACGGCGTTGATTCCGGTGGTCTCCATGTGGTGCACGGCCGAGGTCAGCCTGAGCCGTGCGGGGCGCGCCAGGGTGCGGCCCAGGGTCTTGAGCAGCAGGCCGAAGAAGCCCACTTGGCGCAAGGTGTGGCGCACCCCGGCGGTGAGTTCCCGGCCGGAGCGGTCGAGCATTTCGAGGATGTACAGGCGAGGCGTTGGCGCGGGCGGCGGCCCTGGCGAGGCATGAGCCACGCGCGCGAGCACGAGGTCGTGTTCGGGACTGGCCGTGAGCATGCGCACGTCCTTGCCCCTGGACATCCATTCGTCGCGCAGGCGCACCGCAAGCCAGGCCCCGGCGGAGTCCAGGCGCGAAACGCCCGTAAGGTCGAACACCACCTGTTCAGCGCTCGGCGCGGCGAGCGCGGCGAGTTCACGCTCCAGGGCTCCCAGGCGGGCCACGGTCCAGTCGCCCGCGAGGACGAGGCGCGCCTCGGCGTGAGGACGATCGCCGGGCGTCAGAAGGAAGGAGGGGGAAGGCCCGCCCATCACGACCCTCCGAGAGCATGGGGCAGGCGCAAGGCGCGCGAAAGGCCCGGACCCGACGCGCGCCTCACATGCGCGAAGGGTCGAAGCTTTTGCGGCCATGCGGTGGATGGGGCTCTCTCGGCAGCCAGTTGGCGCTCCATCGTTTCTCTCTACATGCGCACGGGTTTGGGGGCAAGGCGCGGAAAGAAGGGGCGAGAAAAGATACCCCCCTCCTTGTCAGGTTGCGCCGGTAACGATAAGAAATGCATGATCGTCATTCCAGAAGCCGTGGACCCGCTCGTGGCGTGAGAGGGTGCGGCGTGCGGAGGTTTTGTGAGCGAGCTTGAGCGCCTGGGGACTCCGGCGAAATTGGACTGCCCAAGCGGGGCGGATTGCGCGACGTGTCCGGGGTGTCCGCGTCAGGTGCGCCAGCTCGAC from Alkalidesulfovibrio alkalitolerans DSM 16529 carries:
- a CDS encoding WcbI family polysaccharide biosynthesis putative acetyltransferase — its product is MELCLVHANCQGEPLIGLLMAHPDFHARWRCLLVTNYTREAVPEGALAACTLFLHQHLGPQWGELSSHALRARLNPSARAVAIPNMFFKGYWPLWTSAPDFDYSDMLLDALLARGLSAAETLHLFLRTDPARYFDLDSLATASLDHERSKEMQSDVPYLDYLLARQKESQLFFTVNHPRKELLAHAANGVLSLLGLTPLTPEQIANVPEELDEISLPIHPAIAARRGLAFAGTDTRYRVYGQDMTFAEYATHYVRCKLLGEKDFIGYLRLMAGQGGKIVADVTK
- a CDS encoding ABC-type transport auxiliary lipoprotein family protein: MTRLLKLVLVLALGFVLSACALPKPGDPPRLFSLTPKTNFNHPTEKLDLQLAIAEPHAGRALQTDRIALRPAPLEFRYVKDARWAGTAPDMIQTLLMESFENSRALRAVDRETNIPRSDYLLLVDLREFQADDFGENAPRANVRLTLKLVRLPEARIVASEGFGAEVAATRRGSLLDLVEAFDTALGKVLKRGVTWAIERMAADDAN
- a CDS encoding MlaD family protein → MEISARYVAVGLFTVLVVMAGFGYVFWKTKAGFDRSTALYDIYFDAPVSGLTMAGEVQFNGIKVGQIKEIAVVSDRPDKVRVRVEIDENTPVRQDSVAKLEPKGITGVTFVQILGGSVDSPSLAATNERPVPVIPSMRSELAELFSSAPRLFERAIEVMENLNEVLGPDNRQALSETLANVRDLSASLAAQRGAIADTIDDASVAARNFAAASGRLDEIFTRAESTFEKADSAMASARETFDRAGVFIDHDLAQAAQSFRELAENINNAVDEASPGLAAFSNEGLANLNRLLRDASQLAASLERLAWRIESDPQSLFFGVRVPEEELR
- a CDS encoding ABC transporter ATP-binding protein produces the protein MDAVRPVIEVRGVTNRFGRQIVHENLDLAVRPGEILGVIGGSGSGKSVLLQTIIGLRRPHRGTVRVLGTDVLAADAEERMALTRRFGVLFQDGALFSSLTVTQNIQAPMREHLRLSKNLMDELAAIKLAMVGLPPEAGAKYPSELSGGMRKRAGLARALALDPEILFLDEPTSGLDPIGAAAFDDLVRDLHGSLNPTVFMVTHDLDSLHAVCDRVAVLAERRIYAIGTLQEILDVDEPWIKEYFHGPRGRAASRTKEAR
- a CDS encoding ABC transporter permease; this encodes MGGPSPSFLLTPGDRPHAEARLVLAGDWTVARLGALERELAALAAPSAEQVVFDLTGVSRLDSAGAWLAVRLRDEWMSRGKDVRMLTASPEHDLVLARVAHASPGPPPAPTPRLYILEMLDRSGRELTAGVRHTLRQVGFFGLLLKTLGRTLARPARLRLTSAVHHMETTGINAVPIVALLSFLIGTVMVFVGAQQLERFGAQVFAVNLLEIAVFREMGVLLTAIIVAGRSGSAFTAQIGSMKVNQEVDAMRAMGLDPMEMLVLPRCLALLVTLPLLTFLADMMGIVGGGLMCWLYLDISPAEFLERFRALTWPWHFWVGLIKAPFYALVIAVIGCFEGFEVSGSSASVGERTTQSVVESIFWIIVFNAFFASFFSMVGV